From the genome of Desulfovibrio aminophilus:
GCGGTACGCATGGCGACCCTCCTTGTTCCGGCTCAATGGCCGAGCCGGGTGAAGACATCCATGAGCTTGAGCCCGGCGGGCCCCATGATGGCCACGAACAGCGCGGGCAGGATGCAGAAGATGAGCGGCAGGAGAAGCTTCACCGGCAGCTTGGCGGCCTTCTCCTCGGCCCGCTGGTAGCGCTTGGTGCGCAGGGTGTCGGAATAGACGCGCAGGGTCCGGGCCACGCTGATGCCGAAGACGTCGGCCTGGATGAGCAGCGTGCAGAGGCTGTTCACGTCCTCGATGCCCACGCGCCGCGCCAGGGAGCGCAAGGCCTCCTGGCGCTGCTTGCCCGCGCGCAGCTCCAGGGTGATCTGGCCCAGCTCCCGGCTCACGGTGGGGCCGGAAAGGACCATCTCCTCGCTCACCCGGTGGATGGCCTGGTCCAGGCCCATGCCCGACTCCACGCAGACCACCAGGAGGTCCAGGGCGTCCGGCAGCTCGTCGGTGAAGGCGATCTTGCGGGCGGTGGTGCGGGTATGCAGCCACCAGTTCGGGGCGAAGCAGCCGAGGCTCGCCAGGGCCACGGCCCCGAGCATGGTCGCGTGCAGGGTGAGCGTGAGCGCGCCCGAAAAGGCCGCCAGCAGGAAAATACCCGCCGGAACGACGGCCAGGGCGGCCTTCACGCCCTGGAAGACCAGGGCCGCGTTGGGGCCGCGCAATCCGGCCCGGACCAGGGCCAGGCGGTTCTTGGACAGTTCGGCCTCGTCCTTGGGCCCCAGGCTCCGGCCCAGCTCGCCGATCGCGTGCGCCAGCCCGCGCCGCAGTCCCTCGGCGGAACTCCGGCCGCCCTCCTCCGGGAGCCCGAGCCCACGCCGCAGCCGGCGCGACCGCCCGCCGCCGGAGGCG
Proteins encoded in this window:
- a CDS encoding type II secretion system F family protein, with product MDAALIPVLAAALAASAVLLLGLGLLGRASGGGRSRRLRRGLGLPEEGGRSSAEGLRRGLAHAIGELGRSLGPKDEAELSKNRLALVRAGLRGPNAALVFQGVKAALAVVPAGIFLLAAFSGALTLTLHATMLGAVALASLGCFAPNWWLHTRTTARKIAFTDELPDALDLLVVCVESGMGLDQAIHRVSEEMVLSGPTVSRELGQITLELRAGKQRQEALRSLARRVGIEDVNSLCTLLIQADVFGISVARTLRVYSDTLRTKRYQRAEEKAAKLPVKLLLPLIFCILPALFVAIMGPAGLKLMDVFTRLGH